The sequence below is a genomic window from Croceicoccus marinus.
GCATGCTTCACGATCACCACGGTCGGCGGGCCGTCGGCGAACTCGGCCACCAGTTCCAGCGCGGCATTCGCGTCATTGTAATTGTTGTACGACAGCTCCTTGCCCTGGATCTGCTCGGCCTGCGGCAGGCCTACCGCATGCGGCCCCTCGGGCACGTAGAGAGCGGCCTGCTGATGCGGGTTTTCGCCATAGCGCAGGGTGGTGACCAGCTTCGACGCCATCGTCCGGCGCGGCGGGAACTTCAGCTGCTGGTCGGCATGGGCGAACCATTGGCTGATCGCCGAATCGTAAGCGGCGGTCGCGGCATAGGCCTTGGCCGCCAGCATCTTGCGAAAGCCATAGCCCGTGGCCCCGACGCCTGCATCCAGCTCGGTAATCAGCGCGCCGTAATCGGCCGGATCGGTCACGATCGAGACATAGGCATGGTTTTTCGCGGCCGAGCGCACCATCGACGGGCCGCCGATGTCGATATTCTCGATGATCTCGTCGCGGTCCGACCCCTTGGCCACCGTCTCGGCAAAGGGATAGAGATTGACGACGACCAAATCGATCGCGCCGATCCCGTGTTCGTACATCGCCTTTGCATGGGCCGGATCGTCGCGCACCGCCAGCAGCCCGCCGTGGACCTTGGGATGCAGCGTCTTGACCCGCCCATCCATCATCTCGGGAAAGCCGGTAAGGTCGGAGATGTCCCTGACCTCAAGCCCCGCCTCGCGCAGCGCTTTGGCGGTGCCGCCGGTCGAGACTAGCTCGACATTGCGGGCGGCCAGTGCCTTACCCAGATCGACCAGCCCGGTCTTGTCCGAAACGGACAGCAGGGCGCGGCGGACGGTGACGGGGTTTTCCATGGACGGGGCTTTCGTGGCAGCGGCGCGACACGCACCTTTCATGCGCGTGCGCTTAGGCCCGCGCGCGCCATTCATCAACCCGGCGATAACCCTGCCGGCGATAACCCTGATATCCGGTGTCGTGCCCGGTCGCGGGCGTTCAGCCCGTCTTGCGCAAGGTCCAGTGCACCATGTCGCCCTCGCGCCCGACATCGCCGGTGACGACCAGCTGCAGGGTCTGGCGCGGCTGGCCGCCGCTGTCGACCCACAGGCTTTCCTCGATCGCCAGACCCGGCTCGTCCACGCGGAACTGCCAGAACGAACCATCGGGCAGCGCCAGCATCGCGCCGCTGCCGCCGTCTTCTGTCTTGACGACATGGTCGGCGGCGACATTGGCGCCCAGGTGGAATCGGATCGCAAAGGCATGGCTGCCGCGCCGCGCCCGCTTGCCGCGGGGCATCAGCGCGTCCTGTCCTTCCAGGATCGATCCGTCATCGGCCAGCGCCAGCCGCCGTTCGTGATAGAGCCCGTGGCGGGCGACATAGCCGTCATGGCTGGCGATCATGATCTGCGCGCCCTGCGCCCGCTCGCGGTCGAAGGTGACGGTCTTGACCCCGCCGCCCAGCCGCCCGTCGGCCTCGACCGCGGTCGAATCGGCTTCACCAAGTGTCAGCGTGCTATGCGCGGCGGTGGATCGCAGCCCTTCCTCGATCCGGCGCGGCACCGCGCCGCCCGCCATCGACGCACCGCCGCAATTGACGAAGATGCGCTCTGTCCCGTGGCTGAATTCGATGGCCAGCGTCGATGCGCAGCCGCCATGTGCCTCGCGCCCCGAAGGGGGCGGCGCGGCATCGAACTGCAGCACGGCCTGTTTCGCGGCCAGCCGCTGATAGCCCCAGTGCCCCGCCTCGCGCAGCGGGCGGGCATGCGGATCGGCCGCCTCGCACAGCATCGTCAGGCGGCGCGCGCTGACCGGCGCGCAGCCCTGCCAGCTGCCCAGCGACCCGTCGGCATGCGCCAGCGCCAGCAGCGGCGGCGTCATCAGCCGCAGCATCGTCTCGACCTGCCTGGGCGGTTCGCGGCGGCACGCGCGATAGCAGGCGACCAGCCGCAGCAGCGCGGCGATCGCGGCGATCTGGTCGTCGGGGCTGCGCGACAGCATGCCGCCATCCTCGCCCACCGCATCGCCCAGGGTCGCGACCAGCCCGGCCTCTCCATACAGGCGGCGCGGCTTGCCGTCGGGCATCAGCAGGCCCGCCGCGGTGACCGCAACCCATGCGGGGATCGCGTCCTGCGGCGCATGGCGGCGGCGCACCTGGCGGTCGAGCCACAACGCGGTATCCGACATGTGGCGCAGCAGCGCGGCGCGAAACGCACGGTCGGTGCCCGACAGGATCAGCGGCGCATGCACCAGCCAGATCAGCAGCCGCTCACCCGCGACGCCGGCCTGCCATGCGGGCCCCTCGCCCACCACCGGGTTCGCCAGCATCCAGCGGCGCAAGATATCCTCGGCCACCGGGGCGACCTTGTCGCGCGTGCCGGCGGCTTCCAGGTCGGGCAGCCAGGCAAAGCCGTGGATCGCCCGCGCGATCGGCGGCGCCAGCTTGCCCGAGCTGAAATCCAGGTTCTCGACGCTCAGCCTCTTGCCCGCGATCAGGAAATGCCCCGCGCGCAGCGCCATGCCGCCCGGACGCTCGCCCGGCAGCGGTTCGGCCACGGTCGCCAGCAAGCGCATCTTCGACGGCTTGTGGAACGGGCGCACCAGGTTGCGCGCCGAAATGCCGCGCGCATACAGAAAGCGCATCACCCGGTCGATCGGACCCAGGCTGGGCGGCGACAGTTCGGCCAGCGCCAGCTCGCCATCGCGCAGCGGAGGGGGCGGAGCGGGATCGCCGCTCATCCTGCCGGCACCGCCCAGTGCGGGGCCAGAAGCGGGGCCAGAAGCAGGACCGGGCCCAGGACCGGCACCGGGCGCCGGGCCAGGCCCAATTTCGCCTGCCTCCGTCTCGACCAGGCCGCCATCGCCGCCCGCCCCGGCCAGGGGAACGCCGCGCCGACCGGCGGAACCGGACCGCGCCTTGGACGCGTCGTGGAGAGAGGAGTGGTGGAAGACCATAACGGATTCAATCCTTGCCCTTAAGGGCGGCGATATTGGCGGCATATTGCGGCGGACCGCCCTTGAAGGTAGCGCTGCCAGCGACCAGCACGTCGGCGCCCGCATCGACGCACAGTCGCGCCGTTTCGGCGTTCACGCCGCCATCGACTTCCAGCCGGATGTCGCGGCCCGACTTGTCGATCATGCGGCGAACCGCCTCGATCTTCTTCAATTGCGAATGGATGAAGCTTTGCCCGCCGAAGCCGGGATTGACGCTCATTACCAGTACAAGGTCGATCTCGTCGATCAGATAATCCAGCATTTTGGCCGGCGTGCCGGGATTGAGCGAGATGCCCGCCTTTTTCCCCAGCCCCTTGATCGCCTGCACGGTGCGGTGGATGTGCGGCCCCGCCTCGGGGTGGACGGTGATGATGTCGGCGCCCGCTTCGGCGAAATCCTGCAGGTACTGGTCCACCGGGCTGATCATCAGGTGCACGTCGAAGACCTTGGCCGAATGGGGGCGCAGCGCCTTTACCACCGCCGGGCCGATGGTGATGTTGGGCACGAAATGCCCGTCCATCACGTCGACATGGATCCAGTCCGCGCCTGCTTCGTCGATGGCGCGCACTTCCTCTCCCAACCGGGCGAAATCGGCGGACAGGATCGACGGAGAGATGAGCGGTTCGGGCATGAATCACGGATAGTCCACAGCAGAGAAGCGTCACAAGCAAGACCGGCGGTTTTTTCCACACGCCCCCTTCGGTTCGTCCCTGATAGAGACAGTTCCGGCAGCCGAAGCGGGGGGAATACGCGCCCACCCGTGCCAAGCGCCGCAAATGCGTTTAGGAAAGGCGCGATGTTCCGCCCGATGACGCCCCGCCCATGACGCTCTCGACGATCCGCCGCGCGGCGGGGCTGCTGCGCTCGATCCCGCCGGGGCAGATCGCGCTGCTCTCCGCGCTGACGCTGGCCTCGGCCCTCAGCGAGGGGGTGGGGCTGCTGATGCTCGTGCCGATGCTGTCGGCGCTGTCCGCGGGCGAGCTGGCCGCCGGGCTGCCCGGCTGGGCGGCCTCGGCCTCTGCCACGCTGGCGCAATGGATGGGGCTTGGCGGATTGCTGGCGCTGTTCGTCGCGCTGGTGGCGGCGCGGGCGGTGCTGAACTACCGCCTCGCGCTGGCGCAGACGCGCAGCCAGTATGCCGTGGTCGACGACTGGCGCGACCGGATCTATCGCGCGTTGCTGTCGGCGGGCTGGCGGCATCTGTCGGCGATGCGGCAATCGGACAATATCAGCCTGCTGATCCAGTTGGTCGACACGATCGGCGACGGCATATTCCGCCTGCTGGGCCTGCTGACCAGCGTGGTGACGCTGGGGATCGTGTGGCTGGCCGCCTTCGCGCTGTCGCCGGTCACGGCGCTTGTCGGCGCGCTGGGCGGTATGGCGGTGCTGGCGCTGTTCTCGCGCTTTCGCCGCCATGCGCGCGGCCTTGGCAGCGATGTCGTGCGCGGGATCGGCGCCCTGCAGGGCGAGGCGCAGGAGACGCTGGGCGCGCTGCGCCTGATCAAGTCGCACGGGCAGGAAGGCGGCGCGGCGCTGCGCCTGTCGCAGAACGTGGGGGCGCTGCGCCGCGCGCAGCTGGCGATGATCCGCACCACCGCGGGAAGCCGCGCATTGCTGCTGTCGGCCGGGGCCGTGGCGATGGCGCTGGTCGTGTGGGTCGCGTTTGCGCGCGGCGTGTCGCTGGCGGTGCTGCTGCCGCTGGTCGCGCTGTTCGCCCGATCGGTGCCCCTGCTCGACACGCTGCAGTCGGGGCTGCAGCACTGGTCGCACGCGCTGCCCGCGATCGAACGGGCCGAGAGCCTGCTGGCGCAGGCCAGCGCGGCACGCGAACCCGACCTGCCCGCCGCCCCCGCGCCCCGGCCCCTGCACGAGATCGCGGTCACCGATGCGACAGTGCGCCACGCCGGGCGCGACAGCCCGGCGCTGGATGATGTCACGCTGGTGCTGCCTGCCGGTTCGATGACCGCGCTGGTCGGACCTTCCGGCGCGGGCAAGAGCACGCTGGCCGACCTGTTCGGCGCCATGTTCGCGCCCGATGCGGGCACGCTTTCGGTCGACGGGATGCCATTGGATGGCGCTGCTTTGGTCGGATGGCGGCGCACCAGCGCCTATCTGCACCAGGAACCGGTGCTGTTCCACACGACGATCCGCCGCAATCTGCAATGGGCCAGGTCCGACGCTGGCGAGGCGGAGATGAAGCGCGCGCTGGAGCGGGCTTCGGCCGGCTTCGTGCTGGAGCTGCCCGAGGGGCTGGACACGGTCGTGGGCGACGCGGGCCGCCGTCTTTCGGGCGGCGAACGCCAGCGGATCGCGCTGGCGCGGGCGCTACTGGGCGATCCGGCGCTGCTGATCCTGGACGAGGCGACCAGCGCGCTGGATGCCGAGAACGACGCCGCCATCGCGCGCGCCATTGCCGGGCTGAAGGGACAATGCACCATACTGGTCATCGGTCACCGCGGTGCCCTGACCGACATGGCGGACCGGGTCGTGACCTTGCGGAACGGGCGGATCGCCGGGGAAGGCGCAATTCCTTCCGCCAGCTAAACGGCGAATTCAGCACCTATTCACGGCATTTGTCCCAGAAAACCGCCAACCATGGGGCGCAGCTTGATCATTTCCCAAAGCAGACCATCTAGCCGCCCATCCCCCTTTTCTTCGCAGCGGAGCCCTTTCGCATGATCCCATCGCTCTTCACCTTCGGCCGTTACACGTCGCCCCGTTCCCGCATGCTTCGCGCCGGCGGGGCGCTTGCGCTTGCGTTGGTGGCATCGGCGCTTGTCCCGGCGCCCGCGATGGCCGCGCCCGCGGGATGCGAAGGCGACAGCAGCGGCAACAGCTGGATGTTCCTGGAAGCGCAGGGCATGCGCAATGCCAAGGGCTGGCTGACGGTCAAGATCTACAACAGCTCGGACGAGTTCCTGGCCAGCGGCGGTTCGATGGACGTGATCCGCGTGCCCGCAAGGCCGGGCAACCAGCGCATCTGCATGAAGCTGCCTGACAACGGCACCTATGCCCTTTTCGTCTATCATGACGAGGACAAGGACAAGAAGCTCAACTTCAACTTCCTGAAGATGAGCCCGACCGAAGGCGGCGGCTTTTCGAACAATCCCAGCATGGACCGCATCCGCCGCCCCAGCTGGAGGGAAACCGCGGTCCGCGTGTCGCGCCCCGGCCTCGCCACGCGGGTGACGGTGAACTACCCCTAAGGCCGTCCTGAACCCGCGCCTCTTTGCCTGACCGGCAGGGAAGTGTTAGCCCTGTCGTCATGAACCTTCATGCGACTCCGCCCGGCGACATCGGCTCCTCGATTGCAGAGGCGGCCGAGGCGCTGGGCGACGAGATCGTGGCGCTGCGCCGCGCGATCCATGCCGATCCCGAACTGGGGCTGGAAACGCCGCGTACCCTGGCGAAAGTGAAGGACGCACTGGCGGACCTGCCGCTGGAATGGCGCGAAGGCCCGCAAACGACCGGCGCGGTCGCCGTGCTGAAAGGCCGCGGTCCCGCCACCGACAAAAGGCGCCGCGTGGTGCTGCGCGGCGACATGGACGCGCTGCCGCTGGCCGAGGAGACGGGCCTGCCCTTTGCCTCGCGGACCCAGGGCCGGATGCATGCCTGCGGCCATGACGGGCACACCGCCATGCTGGCCGGCGCGGCAAGGCTGCTGGCCGAACGCACGCAGGACTTCGATGGAGAGGTCTGGCTGATGTTCCAGCCGGGCGAGGAAGGCTTTGGCGGCGGGCGCATGATGGTCGAGGATGGCCTGCTCACCGATCGGCATGGCCCGCCCGACGCCTGTTTCGCCCTTCACGTCATGCCCAATGCCCGCCACGGCCAGATCGCCTGCATCCCCGGCCCGCTGATGGCGGCGTCGGACACGTTGCAGGTGGTGGTGAGGGGTTCGGGCGGCCATGCCTCAATGCCGCACGGCGCTGCCGATCCCATGCCCGTCGCGGCCGAGATCGTGACCGCGCTGCAAGCCATGGTGACGCGCCAGTTCGATGCGGGCGAGCCGGTCGTCGTCACCGTCACGAGGATCGAGGCCGGGCATGCCGACAATGTCATCGCCGATGCCTGCACCATGCGCGGAACGCTGCGCACCCTGTCGGACGAGACCCGAGCCCGACTGCCGCAAGCGATCGAGCGGCTGGCCACGAATATCGCCGCGGCCCACGGGCTGACCGCGGAGGTCACGGTCAAACCGGGCTTTCCCGTCACGGTCAACGATCCGCGCGCTTTCGCCCTCGCCCGCGAGGTTGCGGTCCGCGAATTCGGCGCGGACAGCTTCGAGACGCTGAAACGCCCGCTGATGACGGCGGAGGATTTCAGCTATGTATTGAACCATGCGCCCGGCGCGATGCTGTTCCTGGGCGTTGCGCGCGAAGGTGACGATTGGTCGCAGTGCTGCGGCCTGCATTCGCCGCGCATGCATATGGACGAGACTGCCCTGCCGCGCGGGGCCGCCTTGCTGGCGGCGCTGGGGCTGGCGGTCTTGCAGAAAGGCTTGCCCGCATGACGACTCCCCCCGGATCGAACCAGCCCCGGATCGACATCAAGCGGATCGAGGCGGACATCAATGCCATCGCCCGCTTCGGCTTCAACGAAGAGGATCGCGGCGTCTATCGCCAGGGCTTCTCGCCCGAGGACATGGCCGCGCGGCAATGGCTGCGCGACCGCATGGGCGAGCTGGGCCTCGATCACCGCATGGACGGCGCGGGCAATGTGATCGGGCGTTATGGCGCAGAGGGCGCCGGCGCCGACAAGCCCGCCATCGTGATCGCGTCGCATCTCGATTCGGTGCCGGCGGGCGGTATCTTCGATGGCGTGCTGGGCGTGGTTGCGGGACTGGAAGTGATCCGCACCATGCAGGACGCGGGGATCACGCCGAACTATCCGATCGAGGTGATCGCCACCAGCGAGGAGGAAGGCCGTTTCGGCGGCATGCTGGGCGCGCAGGCGCTGACCGGCAATCTCACCCGCGAATGGCTGGAAGGCGCGGCGGACGAACACGGGCTGGCGCTGAAGGACGCGATGGCCGACGCGGGGCTGGATTACCTGGAGGCGCTGCATGCCTATCGCCGCCCCGAAACGCTGCACGCGTTCCTGGAACTGCATGTCGAGCAGGGCCCGGTGCTCGACACCGAGAAGACCACCATCGGCGTGGTCGAGGGGATTTCGGGCGTGTTCAAATGGATGGTCAGGCTGAAGGGCAAGGCCGACCATGCGGGCACCGCGCCGATGCACCTGCGGTCCGACGCGCTGATGGGCATGGTCGATTTCGCGCACGAGATCCCGCGCATCATCGACGAGGAAGGCACCGACAAGAGCCGGATCACCATCGGCCATGTCGCGCTGAAACCC
It includes:
- a CDS encoding heparinase II/III domain-containing protein, yielding MSGDPAPPPPLRDGELALAELSPPSLGPIDRVMRFLYARGISARNLVRPFHKPSKMRLLATVAEPLPGERPGGMALRAGHFLIAGKRLSVENLDFSSGKLAPPIARAIHGFAWLPDLEAAGTRDKVAPVAEDILRRWMLANPVVGEGPAWQAGVAGERLLIWLVHAPLILSGTDRAFRAALLRHMSDTALWLDRQVRRRHAPQDAIPAWVAVTAAGLLMPDGKPRRLYGEAGLVATLGDAVGEDGGMLSRSPDDQIAAIAALLRLVACYRACRREPPRQVETMLRLMTPPLLALAHADGSLGSWQGCAPVSARRLTMLCEAADPHARPLREAGHWGYQRLAAKQAVLQFDAAPPPSGREAHGGCASTLAIEFSHGTERIFVNCGGASMAGGAVPRRIEEGLRSTAAHSTLTLGEADSTAVEADGRLGGGVKTVTFDRERAQGAQIMIASHDGYVARHGLYHERRLALADDGSILEGQDALMPRGKRARRGSHAFAIRFHLGANVAADHVVKTEDGGSGAMLALPDGSFWQFRVDEPGLAIEESLWVDSGGQPRQTLQLVVTGDVGREGDMVHWTLRKTG
- the rpe gene encoding ribulose-phosphate 3-epimerase, which translates into the protein MPEPLISPSILSADFARLGEEVRAIDEAGADWIHVDVMDGHFVPNITIGPAVVKALRPHSAKVFDVHLMISPVDQYLQDFAEAGADIITVHPEAGPHIHRTVQAIKGLGKKAGISLNPGTPAKMLDYLIDEIDLVLVMSVNPGFGGQSFIHSQLKKIEAVRRMIDKSGRDIRLEVDGGVNAETARLCVDAGADVLVAGSATFKGGPPQYAANIAALKGKD
- a CDS encoding Zn-dependent hydrolase; the encoded protein is MTTPPGSNQPRIDIKRIEADINAIARFGFNEEDRGVYRQGFSPEDMAARQWLRDRMGELGLDHRMDGAGNVIGRYGAEGAGADKPAIVIASHLDSVPAGGIFDGVLGVVAGLEVIRTMQDAGITPNYPIEVIATSEEEGRFGGMLGAQALTGNLTREWLEGAADEHGLALKDAMADAGLDYLEALHAYRRPETLHAFLELHVEQGPVLDTEKTTIGVVEGISGVFKWMVRLKGKADHAGTAPMHLRSDALMGMVDFAHEIPRIIDEEGTDKSRITIGHVALKPGFPHTVPGEAEFTIVGRDLDEEVMTRLADSCRKVLESISRRHGLKFDYEQMSWLAPAYCDEGIVALVERNAKALDYSYKIMPSGAGHDVQFFTALTRTGLIFVPSVGGVSHAPDEWTHWSDIERGAQLLCNCVLELACASEQVTPLEQSIAR
- a CDS encoding M20 metallopeptidase family protein, with the translated sequence MNLHATPPGDIGSSIAEAAEALGDEIVALRRAIHADPELGLETPRTLAKVKDALADLPLEWREGPQTTGAVAVLKGRGPATDKRRRVVLRGDMDALPLAEETGLPFASRTQGRMHACGHDGHTAMLAGAARLLAERTQDFDGEVWLMFQPGEEGFGGGRMMVEDGLLTDRHGPPDACFALHVMPNARHGQIACIPGPLMAASDTLQVVVRGSGGHASMPHGAADPMPVAAEIVTALQAMVTRQFDAGEPVVVTVTRIEAGHADNVIADACTMRGTLRTLSDETRARLPQAIERLATNIAAAHGLTAEVTVKPGFPVTVNDPRAFALAREVAVREFGADSFETLKRPLMTAEDFSYVLNHAPGAMLFLGVAREGDDWSQCCGLHSPRMHMDETALPRGAALLAALGLAVLQKGLPA
- a CDS encoding DUF2141 domain-containing protein, which encodes MIPSLFTFGRYTSPRSRMLRAGGALALALVASALVPAPAMAAPAGCEGDSSGNSWMFLEAQGMRNAKGWLTVKIYNSSDEFLASGGSMDVIRVPARPGNQRICMKLPDNGTYALFVYHDEDKDKKLNFNFLKMSPTEGGGFSNNPSMDRIRRPSWRETAVRVSRPGLATRVTVNYP
- a CDS encoding ABC transporter ATP-binding protein; amino-acid sequence: MTLSTIRRAAGLLRSIPPGQIALLSALTLASALSEGVGLLMLVPMLSALSAGELAAGLPGWAASASATLAQWMGLGGLLALFVALVAARAVLNYRLALAQTRSQYAVVDDWRDRIYRALLSAGWRHLSAMRQSDNISLLIQLVDTIGDGIFRLLGLLTSVVTLGIVWLAAFALSPVTALVGALGGMAVLALFSRFRRHARGLGSDVVRGIGALQGEAQETLGALRLIKSHGQEGGAALRLSQNVGALRRAQLAMIRTTAGSRALLLSAGAVAMALVVWVAFARGVSLAVLLPLVALFARSVPLLDTLQSGLQHWSHALPAIERAESLLAQASAAREPDLPAAPAPRPLHEIAVTDATVRHAGRDSPALDDVTLVLPAGSMTALVGPSGAGKSTLADLFGAMFAPDAGTLSVDGMPLDGAALVGWRRTSAYLHQEPVLFHTTIRRNLQWARSDAGEAEMKRALERASAGFVLELPEGLDTVVGDAGRRLSGGERQRIALARALLGDPALLILDEATSALDAENDAAIARAIAGLKGQCTILVIGHRGALTDMADRVVTLRNGRIAGEGAIPSAS
- the purH gene encoding bifunctional phosphoribosylaminoimidazolecarboxamide formyltransferase/IMP cyclohydrolase yields the protein MENPVTVRRALLSVSDKTGLVDLGKALAARNVELVSTGGTAKALREAGLEVRDISDLTGFPEMMDGRVKTLHPKVHGGLLAVRDDPAHAKAMYEHGIGAIDLVVVNLYPFAETVAKGSDRDEIIENIDIGGPSMVRSAAKNHAYVSIVTDPADYGALITELDAGVGATGYGFRKMLAAKAYAATAAYDSAISQWFAHADQQLKFPPRRTMASKLVTTLRYGENPHQQAALYVPEGPHAVGLPQAEQIQGKELSYNNYNDANAALELVAEFADGPPTVVIVKHANPCGVAVGETLAEAWDKALACDSVSAFGGIVAVNRPLDGATAEKIAQIFTEVVVAPGADEAARTIFARKKNLRLLIVPALPDPRRRGVSQVVIAGGLLVQDRDFAHVDPQQLKVVTKREPTDRELKDCLFAWTVARHVKSNAIVYVKDGQTAGIGAGQMNRRDSARIAAVKAKEAADTYGWNEPMTAGSAVASDAFFPFADGLLSAAEAGATAVIQPGGSIRDDEVIAAADKAGLAMVFTGMRHFRH